A window of the Mucilaginibacter sp. cycad4 genome harbors these coding sequences:
- a CDS encoding DUF6298 domain-containing protein translates to MLLHTPLFAQDKKKVPKPQPPVAADKNGKLNYVAAPNGDRIPDYSYCGYMASEKPIPFVPVKVIVPVKTGDATLRIQAALDYVAGLPADKDGFRGAVLLNKGVYQVNGNLKIKASGIVLRGSGMAANGTTLLATGTDRETFIHVTGKSDRQTSKEIKITDAYVPVNANTLHIADGAGIKTGDMVLIHRPSTQVWISTIKTDHFGGDLTALAWKPGERDIYWDRKVTVIDGNTITLDAPLTTALDTTYGGGLIASYQWPGRIAQVGIENLKLQSAFDAANPKDEAHRWMAVTMENVSDAWVRQVTFEHFAGSAVFVGTTGNRVTVEDCKSLAPVSEIGGQRRNTFLTMGGQNLFQRLYSEQGFHDFATGYCAPGPNAFVQCMSVGSLSFSGGIDSWASGVLFDIANIDGQPLSYMNRGQDGQGAGWSAANSMFWNCTAARVDCYQPPTAQNWAFGTWAQFAGDGYWSTPNSTISPRSFYYTQLANRLNKDVTKQADILYPATEPSSSPTVEQAAELMAAARKPAFTMSDWIDQSPKRNSISISSVNAKSIDEIGYKRPAVVALAPKMTVTNGWLTRGNVVLTGRHFETPWWSGTVHPDYTEKEAKPAISRWVPGQTGTGLTDDLNAVTDWMQKDNIIVFEHNYGLWYDRRRDDHERIRRMDGDVWAPFYELPFARSGKQLAYDGLSKYDLTKYNTWYWNRLKQFADLADQKGLVLVHQNYFQHNIIEAGAHYTDFPWRTANNINGTGFPEPVPYAGDKRQFMAEQFYDETDPARRKLHIAYINKCMDNFAGNSGVIQQIGAEFTGPLHFMKFWVETIKQWETTHKKKQIIGLSATRDVQDAILANPATASVINVIDIRYWYYQANGTAYEPIGGQSLAPRQQARIFKPKAASFEQVYRAVHEYRTKYPDKTVLYSADGYDHFGWAVFIAGGSLPVLPAGINKAFLTDASSMKPIDLPGSPKDQWALVSSKGYIVYSNGGGIHLDLSAGITYKAQWIDPKTGELLPGTETIKGAANTEIKGKGAAILWLSRN, encoded by the coding sequence ATGCTTTTGCATACCCCCTTATTTGCACAGGATAAAAAGAAAGTTCCTAAACCGCAGCCGCCTGTTGCTGCAGATAAAAACGGCAAATTGAACTATGTGGCAGCTCCAAACGGAGATCGCATTCCTGATTATTCCTACTGCGGATACATGGCTTCCGAAAAGCCTATCCCATTTGTGCCTGTAAAAGTTATAGTGCCTGTAAAAACAGGTGATGCCACGCTAAGGATCCAGGCCGCTTTAGATTATGTGGCTGGTTTACCCGCCGATAAGGATGGTTTTCGCGGAGCGGTATTGCTTAATAAAGGTGTATACCAGGTAAATGGTAACCTTAAAATTAAAGCTTCAGGCATTGTTTTGCGCGGAAGCGGGATGGCTGCCAATGGTACAACACTCCTTGCCACCGGAACCGACAGGGAAACTTTTATTCATGTTACCGGTAAAAGCGACCGGCAAACATCCAAAGAAATTAAAATTACCGATGCTTACGTACCGGTAAATGCCAATACCCTGCACATTGCCGATGGCGCAGGTATTAAAACAGGCGATATGGTTTTGATCCATCGCCCAAGTACACAAGTCTGGATCAGTACGATCAAAACAGACCATTTTGGTGGAGACCTTACCGCGCTTGCCTGGAAACCTGGCGAGCGTGACATTTACTGGGACCGCAAGGTAACAGTAATAGATGGCAATACCATAACCCTTGATGCGCCTTTAACAACAGCATTAGATACTACTTACGGCGGTGGTTTAATAGCCTCGTACCAATGGCCCGGAAGAATTGCGCAAGTAGGGATCGAAAATTTAAAATTACAATCAGCTTTTGATGCTGCAAATCCTAAAGATGAAGCACATCGCTGGATGGCTGTCACCATGGAAAACGTGAGCGATGCCTGGGTTCGCCAGGTAACATTTGAGCATTTTGCGGGTTCGGCGGTATTTGTTGGTACTACCGGTAACCGCGTTACGGTTGAGGATTGTAAATCGCTTGCACCTGTTTCTGAAATAGGAGGGCAGCGCCGTAACACCTTTCTGACCATGGGCGGGCAAAATCTTTTTCAGCGACTATATTCCGAGCAGGGTTTTCATGATTTTGCTACCGGGTATTGTGCGCCGGGGCCAAACGCTTTTGTGCAATGTATGTCGGTAGGTTCGCTAAGTTTCAGCGGAGGTATCGATAGCTGGGCATCCGGTGTTTTGTTTGATATCGCTAATATCGATGGGCAGCCCCTAAGTTACATGAACCGCGGACAGGATGGACAGGGTGCCGGATGGAGCGCCGCTAACAGCATGTTTTGGAATTGTACCGCAGCCCGCGTGGATTGCTACCAGCCGCCAACCGCCCAAAACTGGGCTTTTGGTACCTGGGCCCAATTTGCCGGCGATGGCTACTGGAGCACACCAAACAGCACCATTTCTCCAAGAAGTTTCTACTATACCCAACTGGCTAACCGGCTTAACAAAGATGTAACTAAACAGGCTGATATCCTGTACCCTGCTACCGAACCATCAAGCAGTCCTACGGTTGAGCAAGCCGCCGAATTAATGGCCGCTGCACGCAAACCTGCTTTTACCATGAGCGATTGGATAGATCAATCGCCCAAAAGAAATTCTATCAGTATTTCATCGGTAAACGCCAAATCTATTGATGAAATAGGATATAAACGCCCGGCGGTTGTTGCATTGGCACCTAAGATGACCGTTACCAACGGCTGGCTAACCCGTGGCAATGTCGTTTTAACAGGCCGGCATTTTGAAACGCCTTGGTGGAGCGGCACTGTGCATCCTGATTACACCGAAAAGGAAGCCAAACCCGCCATCAGTCGTTGGGTACCGGGACAAACCGGTACCGGTTTAACCGATGACCTGAATGCCGTAACCGACTGGATGCAGAAAGATAATATCATCGTTTTTGAGCATAACTATGGCTTGTGGTATGACCGCCGCCGCGATGATCATGAACGGATCCGCCGCATGGACGGCGATGTTTGGGCTCCCTTTTATGAACTCCCCTTTGCCCGTAGTGGTAAACAGTTGGCTTACGATGGTTTAAGCAAATACGATTTAACAAAATACAATACCTGGTACTGGAACCGCCTGAAACAATTTGCCGATCTGGCAGATCAGAAAGGCCTGGTGCTGGTCCATCAAAACTATTTTCAGCACAACATTATTGAGGCTGGTGCACATTATACCGATTTTCCATGGCGCACGGCAAACAATATTAACGGCACGGGTTTCCCCGAGCCTGTACCTTACGCCGGCGATAAGCGCCAGTTTATGGCCGAACAGTTTTATGACGAAACCGACCCGGCAAGGCGTAAGTTGCACATTGCCTACATCAATAAATGTATGGACAACTTCGCCGGTAATAGCGGGGTGATCCAGCAGATCGGAGCCGAGTTTACCGGTCCGCTGCATTTTATGAAGTTTTGGGTAGAGACGATTAAACAATGGGAAACCACGCATAAAAAGAAACAGATCATTGGGTTAAGCGCCACCAGGGATGTGCAGGATGCTATTCTTGCCAACCCCGCAACAGCTTCGGTTATTAATGTTATAGATATCCGCTACTGGTATTACCAGGCTAACGGAACAGCGTACGAACCCATCGGTGGTCAAAGCCTGGCGCCACGCCAGCAGGCCCGGATCTTCAAACCAAAAGCAGCATCATTTGAACAGGTTTATCGCGCGGTACATGAGTATCGTACCAAATACCCGGATAAAACAGTGCTTTATTCTGCCGATGGTTATGATCATTTTGGCTGGGCGGTATTTATAGCCGGCGGATCGTTACCTGTATTGCCTGCGGGTATCAACAAAGCTTTCCTGACTGATGCAAGTAGCATGAAACCAATTGACCTGCCCGGTTCGCCTAAAGACCAATGGGCTTTGGTTTCATCAAAAGGGTATATTGTTTACAGTAATGGCGGCGGTATCCATCTTGATTTATCGGCAGGTATCACCTACAAAGCACAATGGATAGATCCTAAAACCGGTGAGCTTTTACCTGGTACTGAAACGATAAAAGGTGCTGCCAATACAGAGATTAAAGGAAAAGGTGCTGCTATTTTGTGGTTGAGCCGTAATTGA
- a CDS encoding polysaccharide lyase, with product MKKHTALFLVAAALGLAKPAFAQYPEVPEKVKAESEALMKEATRRSDSAWAVALPIIQADQRRGKVYVPWAARPTDLPQAKIPAFPGAEGGGKFTFGGRGGKVYVVTSLADNGPGTLREACEKGGARIVVFNVAGIIRIKTPIIVRAPYITIEGQTAPGDGVCIAGESFWVNTHDVVIRYMRFRRGETNVGRRDDALGGNPVGNIIADHVSASWGLDENFSMYRHMFDPGDGSKEEKLGTVNITIQNCIYSESLDYWNHAFGSTTGGENSSLMRNLWADNTGRNPSVGWNGVYNFVNNVVFNWHHRSMDGGDYTTNYNVINNYFKPGPVTPKDEPVGHRILKPESGRSKLKEKVFGRVYASGNIMEGYPEVTKDAWNGGIQVEGPGGKELPDAGQYKDYMKSDVPFPMPPMTILSAKDAFKFVIANAGATLPKRDPVDVRITEQVRTGKITYKNMETDTAYQFKVRKLPKDSYKLGIITAPWQVGGYPEYKGTPYKDSDNDGLPDDWELAHGLNPKDGKDSALPAKNGGGYTNIEVYLNTVAAKGEKKLASLK from the coding sequence ATGAAAAAACACACAGCTTTATTTTTAGTAGCAGCGGCATTGGGTTTAGCTAAACCGGCTTTTGCCCAATACCCTGAAGTGCCGGAGAAGGTTAAAGCAGAGAGTGAAGCTTTGATGAAAGAGGCTACCCGTCGTTCAGATTCAGCATGGGCGGTTGCCCTGCCCATTATCCAGGCCGATCAGCGCCGCGGTAAAGTATACGTACCATGGGCCGCGCGCCCAACAGATTTGCCGCAGGCTAAGATCCCGGCTTTCCCGGGTGCCGAAGGTGGTGGTAAATTTACCTTTGGCGGTCGTGGCGGTAAGGTATATGTAGTTACCAGTTTGGCTGATAATGGCCCGGGTACTTTGCGCGAAGCCTGCGAAAAAGGCGGTGCACGTATCGTAGTATTTAATGTGGCAGGTATTATCCGCATCAAAACACCGATAATCGTGAGGGCTCCGTACATTACCATTGAAGGCCAAACTGCTCCGGGCGATGGTGTTTGTATCGCCGGCGAATCATTTTGGGTGAATACACATGATGTTGTGATCCGCTATATGCGTTTCCGCCGCGGTGAAACCAATGTTGGCCGCCGTGATGATGCTTTGGGTGGTAACCCGGTAGGTAACATCATTGCCGATCACGTATCAGCAAGCTGGGGACTGGACGAAAATTTTTCGATGTACCGCCACATGTTTGATCCGGGCGATGGCTCGAAAGAAGAGAAACTGGGTACTGTGAATATCACTATCCAAAACTGTATCTATTCTGAGTCGCTTGATTACTGGAATCACGCTTTCGGTTCAACAACTGGCGGCGAAAACAGCTCATTGATGCGTAACCTTTGGGCAGATAATACCGGCCGTAACCCTTCAGTTGGCTGGAATGGCGTATATAACTTTGTAAACAACGTGGTATTTAACTGGCACCACCGTTCAATGGATGGCGGCGATTATACTACCAATTACAACGTGATCAATAACTACTTTAAACCAGGTCCGGTTACGCCTAAAGACGAACCTGTTGGTCACCGCATCCTGAAACCGGAATCGGGCAGGAGCAAATTGAAGGAAAAGGTATTCGGTCGTGTTTATGCATCCGGCAATATTATGGAAGGTTATCCCGAAGTTACTAAAGATGCATGGAACGGCGGTATCCAGGTTGAAGGCCCGGGCGGTAAAGAATTACCTGATGCCGGCCAGTATAAGGATTACATGAAATCAGACGTTCCGTTCCCGATGCCTCCGATGACTATCCTATCGGCAAAAGATGCCTTTAAATTTGTTATAGCCAATGCCGGTGCAACATTACCAAAACGCGACCCGGTAGATGTGCGCATCACCGAGCAGGTACGTACAGGAAAGATCACTTATAAAAACATGGAAACCGATACTGCTTACCAGTTTAAAGTGCGTAAATTACCTAAAGACTCATATAAGCTGGGTATCATCACTGCCCCATGGCAGGTGGGGGGGTATCCCGAGTATAAAGGTACACCGTATAAAGACTCGGATAACGACGGCTTGCCGGATGATTGGGAACTGGCTCACGGCCTGAACCCTAAAGATGGCAAAGACTCGGCCCTGCCTGCAAAAAATGGCGGTGGTTATACCAATATCGAAGTATATTTAAATACAGTAGCCGCTAAAGGCGAAAAGAAACTGGCTTCGTTAAAATAA